Within Paeniglutamicibacter psychrophenolicus, the genomic segment CTATCTGGCTTTTTCCCTGCGCCGACCACCCACGAAAACGGGCTCGCAGCTTCCGTGGCTAGCAACGTCCCGAATTCCCACTGGCAGGAAGGTTCCCCCGCGAAAGCTCGTGAGGACCACGAACCTGCATTCGACTCGTTCACTGACCCCAAATCGTCTGTGCTCGGGGCTATGGTCACCGTAGGAGCTGCCGGGGGAAATGGGAGCTCCGATTCGCAACCGTCATTAGGGGGAACCATGTCTGTTCGTTTCAATCCGCCACCGCTCTGGCTGCAGTACCTTCCGGCCGATTTCAAGCCCACGCCGTCGTGGGTTCCGGAAACGGCTTGGGGTGCTCCGCCCGCCGGTTGGCCCCTGTGGGTGGACAATGGCACCGGCCACCCGGCCATGCCGCCGGCCGAGTTTTCGACAAATCCGTATCTTTACCTGTCGGTGATGCCCGGAGCGCCCTCGCCCAGCGCGGTTCCTTCGCCTGCATCCGGTTCCTCGGACTTCGGTCCTTCCATCAGCGGATTTTCGGCTCCCCCTCCGCAGAAACCGAAGAAGCCGCTGAGCCGGGGAAAGAAGATTGGCATCGGTGTCGTCGGCGTCGTCGTCCTTTCATTCATCGTGGGCTCCTGTGGTGGCAGCGGCGACCCGTCGTCCTCTGCACCTGAAACCACGGCAGCTGCCGTTGCGTCGCCGAGCGCCACCCAGGCCGCTGAGGTCGACGCGGTGTCCCCCGAGGCTGAGGCCAGTGCCAAGGCCGAGGCCAGCGCAAAGGCGGAAGCGGAAGCCAGCGCCAAGGCGGAGGAAGATGCGAAGGCAGCGGCCAAGGCAGAAGCCGAGGCCAGCGCTAAAGCCGAGGCGGAAGCAAGCGCCAAGGCCAAGGAAGAAGCGAAGGCCGAGGCCGCAGCCAGCGCCAAGGCCGAGGCGGAAGCTGGAACCGTGAGTCAGCAAAACGCTCTTCGGGCCGCCGAAAACTATCTCGACTACACAGCTTTTTCGCGCAAGGGGCTGATCTCGCAATTGAAGTTCGAGGACTACTCGACCAAGGACGCCACCTGGGCAGTGGAACGTGTGAAAGTGAATTGGAACGAGCAGGCTGCGAAGGCCGCCGAAAACTACCTCGACTACACGGCGTTCTCCCGAAACGGGCTGATTGAACAGCTGATTTTCGAGGGCTACACGCGGAAGCAGGCAGAGCACGGGGTGAGCAAGACCGGTCTGTAGAGATCCTCGGCCGGTCGATTGGCATATCAGTCAATGACCTGGTCCCGAAGGCTTTCGGGCTTCACTGGAAGATCCCTCGCCCGTGGCACCAGTCCCGCCGAACACGGCATGACCGGTGCAACGGGCGGTTTCAGGGCCGGGGTTCCCAGCGGTACGTATGCCGGTCGAGGCGAGCATTCGGTGCCCGGCCTGGCCGCCGGAAACGGTACGTCACAGCCGAGCCGCAGGCCCCCGGCGCCCACCACGGGCGGGCACTGCGGCCGTGGTGGGCGCGGCCCGCCGAGCCTTTCGGCCAGCATCCCGAGTGCAAGGACACGGGCACACGAATCCGCCGAGTGAGGCGTGTCACATCTGCATGAAGTCTGTCGGGGGCAATACGTTGGCCTTGTCCCACTCGCACAGCCATCAAGGAGATCCCTGTGTCAAACAGATTCATCCATGCCTCGACCTGCGCCGCCGCCCTCACCCTCATCGCCGGCGCGATCACCGCCGCCCCGGCCGCCGCCGAACCGCGGCAAACCGACAAACAGGCCACCGCCACCGGAACCGGCGGGGCCGTGAGCACCGTCGATCCGGAGGCCTCGGCTGCGGCGATCGCCGTGCTGCGCAAGGGCGGCAATGCGGTGGACGCCGCCGTCGCCGCGGCAGCCACCCTCGGCGTCACCGAACCCTACAGCGCCGGCATCGGCGGGGGCGGCTACTTCGTGTACTACGACGCCGCCTCCGGAAAGGTCAGCACCCTGGACGGACGGGAAACCGCTCCGGCGACCATGCCGCACGACGCGTTCATCGATCCCTCCACCGGGAGCCCCTATCCCTTCACCCCCGAGCTGGTGACCAGCGGCGTCTCGGTGGGTGTGCCCGGCACGGCGGCGACCTGGCAGAAGGCGCTGGAGAACTGGGGATCACTCAGCCTCGGACAGGCCCTGCAGCCGGCCATCAAGGCAGCCACCCGCGGCTTCGTCGTGGATGAGACCTTCCGCGAACAGACCCTGGACAACCAGGAGCGCTTCGCCGCGTTCGACTCTACCGCCGAGCTATTCCTCCCCGGGGGCGATGCCCCGCAGGTGGGCAGCATCCTGAAGAACCCGGATTTGGCCCGCACCTACCGGCTGCTGGCCCGCGACGGGGTCCAGGCCTTCTACCAGGGGGCGCTGGCCCACGACATTGCCTTCGCCGTCCAGGCCCCGCCGATTGCCGAGGACACCGAGCTTCCGGTGCCGGTCGGCCACCTTTCCACCGCGGACCTGGCCGACTACGAGGTCATCTCCCAGGCCCCCACCAAGGTGGACTACCGCGGGCTGGAGGTCTATGGCATGGCTCCCTCCAGCAGCGGCGGAACCACCATCGGCGAGGCCCTGAACATCCTGGGCAACTACGACCTCTCCGCCATGGAGGGCCCGGGCGCCATGCACCACTACCTCGAGGCCAGCGCGCTGTCCTTTGCCGACCGGGGAAAGTACGTGGGAGACCCGGCATTCGTGGACGTGCCCACCGGCACCCTGACCGATGCCCTGTTCGGTGCCGAACGCGCCTGCGCACTTGATCCCGAACAGGCAGCCGCCAAGCCCGTGGCCCCGGGCGATATCGCCGACTACGACGGGCTCTGCCCGGCGACCACCGCCGCGCCGGCCGAGGAAACCGACACCGAAAACTACTCCACCACCCACCTGGCCGTGGCCGACGCCAAGGGCAACGTGGTGTCCTACACCCTGACCATTGAGCAGACCGGCGGTTCGGGCATCGTCGTTCCGGGGCGCGGGTTCCTGCTGAACAACGAGCTGACCGACTTCTCCACCGTCTACAACCCGACCGACCCCAACCGGATCGATCCGGGCAAGCGCCCGAGGTCCTCGATGTCCCCGACCATCGTGCTCTCCGAGGGCAAGCCGCTGCTGGCCCTGGGCTCGCCGGGCGGTTCGACCATCATCACCACCGTGCTGCAGACCCTGGTCAACCGCGTGGACCTGGGCATGAGCCTGCCCGAGGCCATTGCCGCACCGCGCGCCTCGCAGCGCAACACGGCCAAGGTCACGGCCGAACCGGAATTCATTGAATCCCAGGGCGCCGCGCTGGAGGCCCTCGGCCACGAATTGGTGCCCGCCGGCGATTCGTTCACGCCGCAGGCGGAGATCGGTGCGCTCGAGGCCATCGAGTTTGCCCCGGACGGGACGATGACCGCGGCCGCCGAACCGACGCGCCGCGGCGGCGGCTCTGCCATGGTGCTCAAGCCGGCGCGCTAGATCCCGGCAAGGCCCCGTCCAAAAAAGGAACGGCTCCCCGAACATCGAACCGGTACGCCGGAAAGATGTTTGGGGAGCCGTACTTGTGTTGGGGGTGGAATCCGGCCTACGTGGCCGGGAACAGCACGTCGTAGCCGAGCTTGAGGATCAACGCGCCCACCACGGACAGGAACACGACCCGGATGAACTTGCTGCCCTTGGTCACGGCCATGCGCGCGCCCAGGTAGCCGCCGCACATGTTGGCCACGCCCAGGACCAGCCCGAGCCCCCAGAGCAGGTGCCCGGTGGGCAGGAAGAACGCCAGCGCTCCCAGGTTGGTGGCCATGTTCACGATCTTGGCCTTGGCGCTGGCGGCCAGGAAGTTGTAGCCCATGAACGCGACCATCGCGATGATCAGGAACGACCCGGTGCCCGGGCCGATCAGCCCGTCGTAGCCGCCGATGACCAGCCCGATCACCCCGGCCACCGCGTAGTGCCGGCCCCCGGTGTAGCGCAGCTGCGTCAGTTCCCCTGCGGTTGGCTTGAACAGCGTGAACAGGCCGACGGCGATCAGCGCGGCAATGATTACCGGCTTGATCACCTCCGGGGGCAGCAGCGTGGCCAGGATCGCCCCGCCAAAGGACCCGGCCAGGGCAACCGTCGCCATCGGGATGGCCGTGCGCAGATCCGGGGCGGCGCGGCGGTAGTAGGTGATGGCACTGGTGGTGGTGCCGAAGATGGAACCCATCTTGTTGGTGGCCAGTGCCTGCACCGGGGAGATGCCCGGCACCAGCAGCAGGGCGGGGAGCTGCAGCAGTCCCCCGCCGCCCACCACAGCGTCGACCCAGCCGGCGGCAAAGCCGGCCAGCACGATCAGCGCGATGGTTCCGGCCGTGAGTCCTTCCAGGCCGGAACCATCAAGCAGCGCCGCCGCGTCGAACATGTCTAGCCCTTGACGAGCGCGATGAGCTCGGACACCACGGTGTCCACTGCCACGTCGGTGCGCTCTCCCGTGGCGCGGTCCTTGACCTCGACGAGCCCGTCGGCCAGGCCGCGGCCGATGACCACGATGGTCGGCACGCCGATGAGCTCGGCGTCGGAGAACTTCACGCCGGCCGAAACCTTGGGCCGGTCGTCGTAGATGACCTCGACGCCGGCTGCATGCAGCTCGTCGGCGATCTTCTGCGCGGCCTCGAAGAGCTCGGCCTGCTTGCCGGTGACCACCAGGTGCACGTCGGCCGGGGCCACGTTGCGCGGCCAGACCAGGCCGTTCTCGTCGTGGTTGGACTCGGCCAGGGCGGCGACCGCGCGAGTGACGCCCACGCCGTAGGAGCCCATGGTGACGATCTTGAGCTTGCCGTTCTGGTCAAGCACCTTCAGGTCCAGGGCCTCGGCGTACTTGCGTCCGAGCTGGAAAATGTGTCCCAT encodes:
- a CDS encoding Ltp family lipoprotein, encoding MSVRFNPPPLWLQYLPADFKPTPSWVPETAWGAPPAGWPLWVDNGTGHPAMPPAEFSTNPYLYLSVMPGAPSPSAVPSPASGSSDFGPSISGFSAPPPQKPKKPLSRGKKIGIGVVGVVVLSFIVGSCGGSGDPSSSAPETTAAAVASPSATQAAEVDAVSPEAEASAKAEASAKAEAEASAKAEEDAKAAAKAEAEASAKAEAEASAKAKEEAKAEAAASAKAEAEAGTVSQQNALRAAENYLDYTAFSRKGLISQLKFEDYSTKDATWAVERVKVNWNEQAAKAAENYLDYTAFSRNGLIEQLIFEGYTRKQAEHGVSKTGL
- the ggt gene encoding gamma-glutamyltransferase gives rise to the protein MPVSNRFIHASTCAAALTLIAGAITAAPAAAEPRQTDKQATATGTGGAVSTVDPEASAAAIAVLRKGGNAVDAAVAAAATLGVTEPYSAGIGGGGYFVYYDAASGKVSTLDGRETAPATMPHDAFIDPSTGSPYPFTPELVTSGVSVGVPGTAATWQKALENWGSLSLGQALQPAIKAATRGFVVDETFREQTLDNQERFAAFDSTAELFLPGGDAPQVGSILKNPDLARTYRLLARDGVQAFYQGALAHDIAFAVQAPPIAEDTELPVPVGHLSTADLADYEVISQAPTKVDYRGLEVYGMAPSSSGGTTIGEALNILGNYDLSAMEGPGAMHHYLEASALSFADRGKYVGDPAFVDVPTGTLTDALFGAERACALDPEQAAAKPVAPGDIADYDGLCPATTAAPAEETDTENYSTTHLAVADAKGNVVSYTLTIEQTGGSGIVVPGRGFLLNNELTDFSTVYNPTDPNRIDPGKRPRSSMSPTIVLSEGKPLLALGSPGGSTIITTVLQTLVNRVDLGMSLPEAIAAPRASQRNTAKVTAEPEFIESQGAALEALGHELVPAGDSFTPQAEIGALEAIEFAPDGTMTAAAEPTRRGGGSAMVLKPAR
- a CDS encoding sulfite exporter TauE/SafE family protein produces the protein MFDAAALLDGSGLEGLTAGTIALIVLAGFAAGWVDAVVGGGGLLQLPALLLVPGISPVQALATNKMGSIFGTTTSAITYYRRAAPDLRTAIPMATVALAGSFGGAILATLLPPEVIKPVIIAALIAVGLFTLFKPTAGELTQLRYTGGRHYAVAGVIGLVIGGYDGLIGPGTGSFLIIAMVAFMGYNFLAASAKAKIVNMATNLGALAFFLPTGHLLWGLGLVLGVANMCGGYLGARMAVTKGSKFIRVVFLSVVGALILKLGYDVLFPAT